Proteins from a single region of Natronincola ferrireducens:
- a CDS encoding sulfatase-like hydrolase/transferase has product MNKKPNIIFIHNDHQAYYRWGWDQGTKPKRPNFDKLAQEGAEFNNVYCATPLCGPTRRSVLTGLFPHTHGQTHNYTDPEYNHEVYLNTLAEAGYKNYYYGKWHAGPGAANDHQCEGFSHTDYGNPYITDAYEDYVKRYNLPKAVHRIEKVFDIPEFETQGFFLKLKKGADYQCESSWCGEHAIGVTTTPKETHESFFLANLACEQLEKLAKEKDGKPFSLRVDFWGPHQPHFPTQEFLDMYDDIDVPEYGSFRSNLEGKPEFYHRERSLPFGKDNKIIIPSPVEWEEWKEIVKHCYAHITMVDAAGGMIIDKLKELGLDENTLIIWTTDHGDALASHGGHFDKGSYLSEEVVRIPLAMSWKGRIPAGQVKDEYVSTVDFPVTILDAAGTKFTKNPVHGESLLPLVTGETNEWREDIMSETHGHGYGEEVISRMIVHGEYKYIYTKDHVNELYNLKDDPFELNNLIDNKEYDEILKDMQARLVKWQTKTNDPEKIL; this is encoded by the coding sequence ATGAATAAAAAACCCAACATTATCTTTATACACAATGATCATCAAGCCTATTATAGATGGGGCTGGGACCAAGGAACAAAGCCTAAACGGCCAAACTTTGATAAACTAGCCCAAGAAGGTGCTGAGTTTAACAATGTATATTGTGCAACACCATTATGTGGACCAACTAGGAGATCTGTGCTTACAGGATTGTTTCCCCATACCCATGGTCAGACCCATAACTACACCGATCCTGAGTATAACCACGAAGTATACTTAAACACCCTTGCAGAGGCAGGTTATAAGAACTATTATTATGGTAAATGGCATGCGGGACCGGGAGCTGCCAATGACCATCAATGTGAAGGATTTTCCCACACTGATTACGGTAACCCTTATATAACCGATGCCTATGAAGACTATGTTAAAAGATATAATCTGCCTAAAGCAGTGCATCGTATTGAAAAAGTGTTTGATATCCCAGAATTTGAAACTCAAGGATTTTTCCTAAAGTTAAAAAAAGGTGCTGACTATCAGTGCGAATCTTCTTGGTGCGGGGAGCATGCTATTGGTGTAACTACTACACCAAAGGAAACCCACGAGTCCTTTTTCCTTGCAAATCTTGCATGTGAGCAACTAGAAAAATTAGCTAAGGAAAAAGACGGTAAGCCATTTTCACTAAGGGTAGATTTTTGGGGACCCCATCAACCACATTTTCCTACACAAGAGTTTTTAGATATGTATGATGATATTGATGTGCCTGAGTACGGTAGTTTTAGAAGTAATTTAGAGGGTAAGCCTGAATTCTATCATAGGGAGAGAAGCTTACCTTTTGGTAAAGACAATAAAATTATTATTCCAAGTCCAGTTGAATGGGAAGAATGGAAGGAAATTGTAAAACATTGCTATGCTCATATAACCATGGTTGATGCAGCAGGAGGAATGATTATTGATAAACTTAAGGAATTAGGACTTGATGAAAATACATTAATCATATGGACAACAGATCACGGTGATGCCCTTGCCAGCCACGGAGGACATTTTGATAAAGGCTCCTATTTGTCTGAAGAGGTAGTTAGAATACCTTTAGCCATGAGTTGGAAGGGAAGAATTCCTGCTGGACAAGTAAAGGATGAATATGTTAGTACAGTGGATTTCCCTGTTACAATTTTAGATGCAGCAGGCACTAAATTCACAAAAAATCCTGTTCATGGTGAAAGTTTGTTACCTTTAGTAACCGGTGAAACTAATGAATGGCGTGAGGATATTATGTCTGAAACCCATGGACATGGTTATGGAGAAGAGGTTATTAGCAGAATGATTGTACACGGTGAGTATAAATATATTTATACAAAGGATCATGTAAATGAGCTATATAACTTAAAAGATGATCCATTTGAGTTAAATAACCTTATTGATAACAAAGAATATGATGAGATTCTCAAGGATATGCAGGCAAGACTTGTGAAATGGCAGACAAAGACCAATGACCCTGAAAAGATCCTATAG